In Mustela erminea isolate mMusErm1 chromosome 8, mMusErm1.Pri, whole genome shotgun sequence, a genomic segment contains:
- the LOC116596812 gene encoding triosephosphate isomerase-like — translation MAPSRKFFVGRNWKMNGRKKNLGELITTLNAAKVPADTEVVCAPPTAYIDFARQKLDAKIAVAAQNCYKVTNEAFTGEISPGMIKDCGATWVVLGHSERRHVFGESDELIGQKVAHALAEGLEVIACIGEKLDEREAGITEKVVFEQTKVIAGNVKDWSKVVLAYEPVWAIGTGKTATPQQAQEVHEKLRRWLKSNVSDAVAQSTRIIYGSVTGATCKELGSQPDVDGFLVGGASLKPEFVDIINAKQ, via the coding sequence ATGGCGCCCTCCAGGAAGTTCTTCGTCGGGAGGAACTGGAAGATGAACGGGCGGAAGAAGAACCTGGGGGAGCTCATCACCACTCTGAACGCAGCCAAGGTGCCGGCCGACACCGAAGTGGTTTGTGCACCCCCCACCGCCTACATCGACTTTGCCAGGCAGAAGCTGGACGCCAAGATTGCTGTGGCTGCACAGAACTGCTACAAAGTGACGAACGAGGCCTTCACTGGGGAGATCAGCCCTGGCATGATCAAAGACTGTGGAGCCACGTGGGTAGTCCTGGGGCACTCGGAAAGAAGGCACGTCTTTGGGGAGTCAGATGAGCTGATTGGACAGAAAGTGGCCCATGCCCTGGCAGAGGGACTTGAAGTAATTGCCTGCATTGGGGAGAAGCTAGATGAGAGGGAAGCTGGCATCACTGAGAAGGTTGTTTTCGAGCAAACCAAGGTCATCGCAGGTAATGTGAAAGACTGGAGCAAGGTTGTCCTGGCCTATGAGCCTGTTTGGGCCATTGGGACTGGCAAGACTGCGACACCCCAACAGGCCCAGGAAGTACACGAAAAGCTCCGCAGATGGCTTAAGTCCAACGTCTCTGACGCCGTGGCTCAGAGCACCCGTATCATTTATGGATCTGTGACTGGAGCAACCTGCAAGGAGCTGGGGAGCCAGCCTGATGTGGATGGCTTCCTCGTGGGCGGGGCTTCCCTCAAGCCAGAGTTTGTAGATATCATCAATGCCAAACAataa